From the Anopheles merus strain MAF chromosome 2L, AmerM5.1, whole genome shotgun sequence genome, the window TTTGAACTTTCGAGACGGTGTAAAGCACGTAAATCGTGTTTGGGGTGTTAGTGTCCTCTTTGTGGAAGCAGCGTCCTCATGCAGCTAGCGTATGAGGAGCAATGGATTACTTTTGCATTTTGTAAAGAATAGATTAGCAAAGCTAATACACCACCACGCACAGCTCAATTCTTTCATTCCTATaaccaaaaaacaataaaagtcTCGTACACCATTCCCGTTCGTAAATGTGATGGATGGATTAATTACGCAGTGCCGTCCAAAAATATTCATCGATCGCCATTATCCACCCGGGACAAGAGAGCAACAGACAGCCAGCTAATATGGGACGGAATGGCTAGCGTTACTATCGTGTCCGCCCGTCGTTTTGTCCCCACTTTCGCTAATGGACGCTCGATTGGGGTCGACAATAAAAGAAGCACGATATCTCGAGATCGGGGCGTGCTGATGCGTTGTGCCTTTACCAGCACCATTGCGACCAAAATCCCAGCAGGGGATCGGGACTCGTTCCTTTTCTAATTAATTTCTAATAATCCCCACATGGCGCCACACCGTAAAAATCCAGGACCAGGGCAGGAGAAAACCCATTTCAGACACGTTTTGTTCTTTTATGGAAGAGCAAGAGAGCGCCTAAATGGGATGTGTATCAATGGCTAATTTGGTGTGATCTGATCGCGATCATTACGATGCGACGATCAATAAAGACGGTGGCCGGAACGTAAGACAAGTCCAGTATGATTAGTGAGCTGTCGCAGCACAGGAACTGCGTTAGGTAAAAAATTCAGTCTGTAAAGTTTATTCATGAATATAATCCTACCCACATTAAGCGGGATTGAGTTTCTTTTTCTGGGAAATTTAGTTACAAATttgtgacctttttttttgcttttttcctgcTACTTCAATAATTGGAGCATCGTTGGGTGTGCAGGATGGTGCAGCAAAGTGGGAAGAAGGCAAGTTTTAATCAAAAGTTGTTAGCCGTACTTGACATACCCGGCCTAAAGTGTATATTTGATCGCGAGAAACATCTGCTCGAAAGGTAAGCAAAGTGCCGCTGGCCGGGCCCAAAATCCCGGAACCCGGCGACTAGTGACGAATGAGAAGGATTACATAGGgctcgtctttttttttttttttgtaatatccCCCCCGCCCATAAGGTTATTTTGGTTGCTCATTATCATGGCGGCGATACGGGGCATGCTGTTTCTCGGCCAGTATCAGTACGACCGCTACCGGGCTAACCCGACCGCGATCCAGATGGACAAAAACTACCGCGACTGGATCGGCATTATGCCGGGCTTAACGTTCTGCTTTCACGACCGGCTCGACTGGAACCGGGCCTGGGAGTATCTGGAGCGGTAAGATAATAATTAAGATTACCACCCTTGACGAGCGAAGGAGCGTACGAACCACAGCGTGTTGTGGGGCGCCATTGTGCTGCCACCGATATTGTGCAGTAAAGATATTTTTAGCacaatttcccttttttgcgaGCCTGGTAGCGTTTCCCCTTACACcaacgcaaacacacagtgGTTTGCAAATTATGAACCGGTCT encodes:
- the LOC121592314 gene encoding uncharacterized protein LOC121592314: MVQQSGKKASFNQKLLAVLDIPGLKCIFDREKHLLERLFWLLIIMAAIRGMLFLGQYQYDRYRANPTAIQMDKNYRDWIGIMPGLTFCFHDRLDWNRAWEYLERNQLTGHEATREGLAANETTGTYRRYLADFVQTLVGVTATELAR